One window of Thermosipho affectus genomic DNA carries:
- a CDS encoding alkaline phosphatase, giving the protein MKKFFSILILFFMVVVFGNFGVKNVIYFIGDGMGINHLVLTSLLEGKTLNIMKSPFVGYVTTYSANSLVTDSAAAGTALATGFKTNNGMIGMLPDGTIVPTIFEIASKYGMKTGIVVTCRVTHATPGAFYGHVKTRKDEKTLANQLLNSKLDVVMGGGWKYFDEKIVSEKGFDYIKSKSEFANYTGDKLLALFSDSHLNAASERTDEQPMLYEMVEKALYLLSKDEKPFFLMVEGSQIDWEAHGNDVYGVWKEVVEFDKAVEVALKFLETHPNTLIVITSDHETGGLGLSTGEYSLYIDVIKGYKKTADWIMKNYDVNNEEEFRKTIKRYFNVELSDKEIQLLKRTKNSSNPYKATSLLGRILSEKAFVGWTTYKHTAAPVPIFAFGPGAENFNGFMDNTDIPRIISRLLGYSLSREF; this is encoded by the coding sequence ATGAAAAAGTTCTTCAGTATTTTAATTTTGTTTTTTATGGTTGTGGTTTTTGGCAATTTTGGAGTAAAGAATGTTATATACTTCATAGGTGATGGAATGGGAATTAATCATCTGGTTTTGACAAGTCTTCTTGAAGGAAAAACATTAAATATTATGAAATCACCTTTTGTTGGTTATGTTACGACATACTCTGCAAACTCACTTGTTACAGATTCTGCAGCTGCAGGTACTGCCCTAGCCACTGGTTTTAAAACAAATAATGGTATGATTGGCATGCTCCCAGATGGAACAATAGTTCCAACTATTTTTGAAATAGCTTCAAAATATGGTATGAAAACGGGAATAGTTGTAACTTGTAGAGTTACCCATGCGACTCCTGGTGCTTTTTATGGACATGTAAAAACTAGAAAAGATGAAAAGACACTTGCAAATCAGCTGTTAAATAGTAAGTTAGATGTGGTGATGGGGGGAGGTTGGAAATATTTTGATGAGAAGATAGTAAGTGAAAAGGGGTTTGACTATATTAAAAGTAAATCTGAATTTGCGAATTATACAGGAGATAAATTATTAGCGCTTTTTTCTGATAGTCATTTAAATGCAGCAAGTGAGCGTACAGATGAACAACCTATGCTTTATGAAATGGTCGAAAAGGCACTTTACCTACTTTCCAAAGATGAAAAGCCATTTTTCTTAATGGTAGAAGGTTCACAAATTGATTGGGAAGCCCACGGAAATGATGTATATGGTGTGTGGAAAGAAGTAGTGGAATTTGATAAAGCAGTGGAAGTGGCATTAAAATTTCTTGAAACACATCCAAATACGTTAATTGTTATTACAAGTGATCATGAAACAGGAGGGTTAGGTCTTTCAACAGGGGAATATTCATTATATATAGATGTAATAAAAGGGTATAAAAAGACAGCAGACTGGATAATGAAAAACTACGATGTTAACAATGAAGAAGAATTTAGGAAAACTATAAAGCGTTATTTCAACGTTGAACTTTCAGATAAGGAAATTCAATTATTAAAACGAACAAAAAATTCAAGTAATCCATATAAAGCAACAAGTTTGCTTGGAAGAATATTAAGCGAAAAAGCCTTTGTTGGTTGGACTACTTATAAACATACGGCAGCTCCAGTTCCAATATTTGCATTTGGTCCAGGTGCGGAAAATTTCAATGGATTTATGGACAACACGGATATACCAAGGATAATATCAAGATTACTTGGATATTCTCTTTCACGTGAGTTTTAA
- a CDS encoding oxygen-binding di-iron domain-containing protein: MKNLCLYDDGEHKYYLLGWEETEEGGLVPTNQYLIVHGNKGFLLDPGGAHVFPRVLANVSEIISPKNIEGIFYSHQDPDVSSGVTMWLSIATNAKIYISELWVRFLPHFGVYDKRRVVGIKDKGNVNMNFSGYKLDFIPAHFLHAPGNFNVYDPISKILFSGDIGVSVLPFNKRVQMIEDNFGELLEYMEGFHKRYMSSNKACSKWVNMVSKYEISIIAPQHGTLLKDKAARDFLNWFKNLKCGVDIIEEFYGR; this comes from the coding sequence ATGAAAAATTTGTGTTTGTACGATGACGGTGAACATAAATATTATTTACTTGGCTGGGAAGAAACAGAAGAAGGTGGTTTAGTACCTACAAATCAGTATTTAATCGTCCATGGAAATAAAGGTTTTTTGCTTGATCCAGGTGGTGCGCATGTCTTTCCGAGAGTACTTGCAAATGTCTCAGAGATAATATCTCCGAAGAATATAGAAGGTATTTTTTATTCTCACCAGGATCCCGATGTATCTTCTGGTGTTACAATGTGGCTTTCTATAGCTACTAATGCAAAAATATATATATCTGAACTTTGGGTGAGATTTTTACCACATTTTGGTGTGTATGATAAAAGAAGAGTTGTTGGAATTAAAGATAAAGGCAATGTTAATATGAATTTTAGCGGATATAAATTAGATTTTATTCCAGCCCATTTTTTACATGCACCTGGAAATTTTAATGTGTATGATCCTATTTCGAAAATTCTTTTTTCGGGTGATATTGGTGTTTCTGTTTTACCGTTTAATAAAAGAGTACAAATGATTGAGGATAATTTTGGTGAATTGTTAGAATACATGGAAGGATTTCACAAAAGGTATATGAGTTCAAACAAGGCGTGTAGTAAATGGGTGAATATGGTTTCAAAATATGAGATTTCTATAATTGCTCCTCAACATGGAACATTGTTAAAAGATAAAGCAGCAAGAGATTTTTTAAATTGGTTTAAAAACTTAAAATGTGGAGTTGACATAATTGAAGAATTTTACGGGAGATGA
- a CDS encoding SHOCT domain-containing protein: MYWYHRPFIWHSGWFSWIAPVIGLIVLIFFAFLIYKLIKNSERHPDFRYEKNFETYDNSLKILNERLAKGEISEEEYKKLKNLILKH, from the coding sequence ATGTACTGGTATCATAGACCCTTTATTTGGCACAGTGGATGGTTTAGTTGGATAGCCCCAGTTATAGGCTTAATTGTTTTAATCTTTTTTGCATTCTTAATTTACAAATTAATCAAAAACTCTGAAAGACATCCAGATTTTCGCTATGAAAAAAATTTTGAAACATACGATAACAGTCTAAAAATTTTGAACGAAAGACTTGCCAAAGGTGAAATTAGCGAGGAGGAATACAAAAAATTAAAAAACCTTATCCTAAAACACTAA
- a CDS encoding queuosine precursor transporter: MEKYYEKLITLSGIFTAVIIISNIIAGKLVNIGPFVITLSVLIYPLSFGISNIVFEIYGEKIAKKVIKIGFISSLILVIYSYIVILYPPASIFNKNNAYVAVFNSTPRIILASFFAYLSAQYTNVWAFNLPKRLFKINNVIFRNTFSMVITQLVDSIVFVLVSFLWTYDLNVLMNMVISQYIVKLILSSLNSPIINISIQRLKKDLAFEE; the protein is encoded by the coding sequence ATGGAAAAATACTATGAAAAACTCATTACACTTTCTGGGATTTTTACCGCCGTTATTATAATCTCAAACATTATTGCAGGTAAATTAGTTAATATAGGTCCTTTTGTTATCACTTTATCTGTATTAATATATCCTCTAAGTTTTGGAATATCAAACATAGTATTTGAGATATATGGAGAAAAAATCGCAAAAAAAGTTATCAAGATTGGATTTATATCATCTTTAATATTGGTTATTTATTCTTATATTGTAATTCTTTATCCACCTGCAAGTATTTTTAACAAAAACAACGCTTATGTAGCTGTGTTTAATTCTACTCCGAGAATAATTCTTGCTAGTTTTTTTGCTTATCTTTCCGCACAATATACAAACGTTTGGGCATTTAACTTGCCCAAAAGGTTATTTAAAATAAACAACGTAATATTTAGAAATACATTTTCAATGGTTATAACTCAACTAGTTGACTCTATAGTATTTGTTTTAGTCTCTTTCTTATGGACTTATGATCTAAATGTATTAATGAACATGGTAATATCCCAATATATCGTAAAGTTAATACTCTCGAGTCTAAATAGCCCAATAATAAACATAAGTATTCAAAGATTAAAAAAAGACCTGGCATTTGAAGAATAA
- the infB gene encoding translation initiation factor IF-2, with translation MARLRVYELARQLEMDTRDLMKELADLGIEIKSHMSYIDEETVNLLLEMYGEEELIYEEYELLDDEEEKVKRKKKESVEKEEITKKKKDIIKLNEEDLKLDKFSKKIGVPQNRIIQDFFMKGEVLKPGQTLNLQLAKKIAKMYDAKISFDVEEKEEVRENPLEEIERYFEQKYSEGKDLVERPPIVTVMGHVDHGKTTLLDFIRKTRVAEREEGGITQSIGAYQVETNGKIITFIDTPGHEIFTEMRARGAQATDIAVLVVAADDGVMPQTVEAYNHAKSANVPIIVAINKIDKPNANVEKTKQELVNKLNLIPEEWGGDTIVVPISAKKGQNVDTLLEMILLVAEMQEIKGLPNGPVRAVIIETKLDRGFGPVANVIIKDGKLKVGDYVISGKVMGKVKALVNDKGQRIKEAGPSTPVMVVGFEELPNSHGVVYTVKSLEKAREITGKIAEQEQKELKRKRHMKLEEILKMMEESEKKELKLILKADTQGSMIALKGAINKLQSEEIKINIIHSGVGAITSSDVMLATASDAIILGFRVKADGKARKMAEAEGIQIKTYSIVYKLIEDLKAALEGMLEPEEVEEITGRGEVKKVFKIKKVGSIAGVQMLEGFVERNGMVKLYREGKLIYEGKIESLKHYQQDVKKVEAPQECGIKLENFDDIKEGDELEFVMLKKVSRKLNFENEKGEE, from the coding sequence ATGGCTCGATTAAGAGTATATGAGCTTGCAAGACAGCTTGAAATGGATACGAGAGATTTAATGAAGGAATTGGCTGATTTAGGTATTGAAATAAAAAGCCATATGAGTTATATTGATGAGGAAACGGTAAATTTATTGCTTGAAATGTACGGAGAAGAAGAATTAATTTATGAAGAGTATGAGCTTCTTGATGATGAAGAGGAAAAAGTAAAAAGAAAGAAAAAAGAGAGTGTGGAAAAAGAGGAGATAACAAAGAAAAAGAAGGATATAATTAAACTTAATGAAGAAGATTTGAAATTAGATAAATTTTCCAAAAAAATAGGGGTTCCTCAAAATAGAATAATACAAGATTTTTTTATGAAAGGTGAAGTTCTAAAGCCTGGGCAAACTTTGAACTTGCAACTTGCAAAAAAGATAGCAAAGATGTATGATGCGAAAATATCCTTTGATGTAGAAGAAAAAGAAGAAGTTAGAGAAAATCCGTTGGAAGAAATTGAAAGATATTTTGAGCAAAAATATTCCGAAGGAAAGGACTTAGTAGAAAGACCTCCTATTGTTACTGTAATGGGTCACGTTGATCATGGTAAAACAACTCTTTTGGATTTTATAAGAAAAACTAGGGTGGCTGAAAGAGAAGAAGGGGGGATAACACAAAGTATAGGTGCATATCAAGTGGAAACAAATGGGAAAATTATCACTTTTATAGATACTCCAGGGCACGAAATTTTTACAGAAATGCGCGCAAGAGGTGCCCAAGCAACGGATATAGCAGTTCTCGTTGTTGCAGCTGATGATGGTGTTATGCCTCAAACTGTTGAAGCATATAACCACGCAAAATCTGCTAATGTGCCCATAATTGTTGCAATTAACAAGATAGATAAACCAAATGCCAATGTAGAAAAAACAAAACAAGAACTTGTAAATAAATTGAACTTAATACCAGAAGAATGGGGTGGGGATACCATAGTTGTTCCCATTTCCGCAAAAAAAGGTCAAAATGTAGACACATTACTTGAGATGATTTTATTAGTTGCGGAAATGCAAGAGATAAAGGGACTTCCAAATGGTCCTGTGAGAGCTGTGATAATCGAAACAAAACTTGATAGAGGATTTGGGCCCGTTGCAAATGTAATTATTAAAGATGGAAAATTGAAAGTGGGCGACTATGTAATTTCGGGAAAAGTTATGGGAAAAGTTAAAGCATTGGTAAATGATAAAGGTCAAAGAATAAAGGAAGCTGGCCCTTCAACTCCTGTTATGGTCGTAGGTTTTGAAGAGTTACCAAATTCCCACGGAGTAGTTTATACCGTAAAAAGTTTGGAGAAGGCAAGGGAAATTACAGGAAAAATAGCAGAACAGGAACAAAAGGAGTTAAAGAGAAAAAGACATATGAAGTTAGAAGAAATATTAAAGATGATGGAAGAATCGGAAAAGAAAGAATTAAAGTTGATTTTAAAAGCTGATACACAGGGCTCTATGATAGCATTAAAGGGCGCGATTAATAAGTTGCAGAGTGAGGAGATTAAAATTAATATAATTCATTCTGGTGTAGGTGCAATTACAAGTAGTGATGTTATGCTTGCTACGGCTTCTGATGCGATAATTTTAGGATTTAGAGTAAAAGCAGACGGCAAAGCCAGAAAAATGGCAGAAGCCGAAGGTATTCAAATAAAAACTTACTCAATAGTTTACAAATTGATAGAAGATTTAAAAGCAGCTCTTGAGGGAATGCTTGAACCTGAAGAAGTAGAAGAAATAACAGGTAGGGGAGAAGTTAAAAAAGTTTTTAAGATAAAGAAAGTTGGAAGTATTGCAGGTGTACAAATGCTTGAAGGATTTGTTGAAAGAAATGGAATGGTCAAGTTGTATAGAGAGGGAAAGTTAATTTACGAGGGAAAGATAGAATCGCTAAAACATTACCAACAAGATGTTAAGAAAGTAGAAGCACCTCAAGAGTGTGGTATTAAATTGGAAAATTTTGATGATATCAAAGAAGGTGATGAACTAGAGTTTGTAATGTTAAAGAAAGTTTCTAGAAAACTTAATTTTGAAAATGAAAAAGGAGAGGAATAA
- a CDS encoding DUF3783 domain-containing protein — protein sequence MEDKRFVILHGFEKDDIFKVMKILKENFPEKELIFATTTPTNLNWKLSDLIVEIEKEHKVMKKMRK from the coding sequence ATGGAGGACAAAAGGTTTGTTATATTACACGGATTTGAAAAAGATGATATATTTAAAGTAATGAAGATATTAAAGGAAAATTTTCCAGAAAAGGAGTTGATTTTTGCAACTACCACCCCAACTAATTTGAATTGGAAACTTTCCGATTTAATAGTTGAAATTGAAAAGGAGCACAAAGTTATGAAAAAAATGAGGAAATAA
- a CDS encoding methyl-accepting chemotaxis protein, whose translation MKNFTGDDNMKIDKDTLNTLSSAFYVQNLMLSFMDQLDEVLVSRISEIKWEIEKITERFEKLSKDIDNLLGNFSRESNEILKNIENAYEINKKIDNDLKNLGTDVNTVSNKFSETIQKTSETFEKFSKVGDLVKAIQKIAKQTNLLALNASIEAARAGEYGRGFAVVASEIQKLAEESQSASNNISKIIAEISTSIKDSLGSLNEIQKLFDAVQNALANSMDYMKDNIKVMENSRNLLNITEENLKEESTVLSESVNILSETSNEFSVIVEVIKSIVNSQKSLKDLKL comes from the coding sequence TTGAAGAATTTTACGGGAGATGATAATATGAAGATAGATAAAGATACGTTGAATACACTTTCTTCTGCTTTTTACGTGCAAAATTTAATGTTATCCTTTATGGATCAATTAGATGAGGTTTTAGTTTCAAGGATTTCTGAAATAAAATGGGAAATTGAGAAAATAACGGAAAGATTTGAAAAGCTGAGTAAAGATATTGATAATCTTTTGGGAAATTTTTCAAGGGAAAGTAATGAGATATTGAAAAATATAGAAAATGCCTATGAAATAAATAAAAAGATAGATAATGATTTAAAAAATCTTGGAACAGATGTAAATACAGTTTCAAATAAATTTAGTGAGACTATACAAAAAACATCGGAAACTTTTGAAAAATTTAGCAAAGTTGGAGATTTGGTGAAGGCTATACAAAAGATTGCAAAACAAACAAATTTATTAGCTTTAAACGCTTCAATTGAAGCAGCAAGGGCCGGAGAATACGGAAGAGGATTTGCAGTGGTTGCTTCAGAAATCCAAAAACTTGCAGAGGAATCTCAAAGTGCATCAAATAATATATCAAAAATTATTGCGGAAATATCTACTTCTATAAAGGATTCACTTGGTTCTTTAAATGAGATTCAAAAGCTTTTTGATGCGGTACAAAATGCTTTGGCAAATTCCATGGATTACATGAAAGATAACATTAAAGTTATGGAAAACTCTAGAAATTTACTTAATATAACTGAGGAAAATTTAAAAGAAGAATCAACAGTTTTGTCTGAATCGGTTAATATATTATCAGAGACGTCTAATGAATTTAGTGTTATAGTAGAAGTGATAAAGTCTATTGTGAATTCCCAAAAGTCGTTAAAAGACTTGAAGTTATAA